The following are encoded together in the Brassica napus cultivar Da-Ae chromosome A9, Da-Ae, whole genome shotgun sequence genome:
- the LOC106402667 gene encoding uncharacterized protein LOC106402667, whose amino-acid sequence MAALTTFYHPLCSPHNQRTIRQAPSRHSVRSLTVMSCRKQKSPEESEGVIQRTVSKMISAAEKMGKNLKPEKKGDMKDLMLMSLSFAVYVYISQLMVCAYFAWAHVTLPNPSW is encoded by the coding sequence ATGGCAGCTCTGACCACCTTCTACCACCCACTCTGCTCACCCCACAACCAGCGTACAATAAGACAAGCCCCAAGCAGACACAGCGTCAGATCTCTGACTGTGATGTCTTGTCGGAAGCAGAAATCACCGGAAGAGAGCGAAGGAGTGATCCAGAGAACAGTTTCAAAGATGATCTCAGCGGCTGAGAAGATGGGGAAGAATCTGAAGCCAGAGAAGAAAGGAGACATGAAGGATCTGATGCTTATGAGTCTTTCTTTTGcagtttatgtttatatatctcAACTAATGGTCTGTGCTTACTTCGCCTGGGCTCATGTCACCCTCCCCAATCCCTCATGGTAG
- the LOC106402658 gene encoding peptidyl-prolyl cis-trans isomerase FKBP42 — protein MDESLETQSQTLDQENEIVTEGSAVVHGEPSQDGSVPPNVDTEVQVLDEKVSKQIIKEGHGSKPSKYSTCFLHYRAWTKHTQHKFEDTWQEQQPIELVLGKEKKEMAGLAIGVSSMKSGERALLHIGWELGYGKDGNFSFPNVPPMADLLYEVEVIGFDETKEGKARSDMTVEERIGAADRRKMDGNNLFKEDKLEEAMQQYEMAIAYMGDDFMFQLYGKYQDMALAVKNPCHLNMAACLIKLKRYDEAIGHCNIVLTEEEKNPKALFRRGKAKAELGQMDSAREDFRKAQKYAPDDNAIRRELRGIAEQEKAVYQKQKEMYKGMFVGREESGGKGKSRNWSIMLWQWLVSLFSRIFGRHRVKAD, from the exons ATGGATGAATCTCTGGAGACTCAAAGTCAAACTCTTG ACCAAGAGAACGAAATAGTTACTGAAGGTAGCGCGGTTGTGCATGGTGAGCCTTCTCAAGACGGTAGTGTTCCCCCTAATGTTGATACTGAAGTCCAAGTCCTGGATGAGAAAGTCAGTAAGCAGATCATAAAGGAAGGCCACGGTTCCAAACCATCCAAGTACTCCACTTGCTTCT TGCACTACAGGGCATGGACCAAACACACGCAGCACAAATTTGAGGATACATGGCAAGAGCAGCAACCTATTGAATTGGTTCTAGGAAAAG agaaaaaagaaaTGGCGGGTTTGGCCATCGGTGTTTCTAGCATGAAGTCTGGTGAGCGTGCGCTCTTGCATATTGGTTGGGAACTGGGATATGGGAAAGATGGGAACTTTTCTTTTCCCAATGTTCCTCCTATGGCGGACTTGTTATATGAGGTTGAAGTTATTGGATTTGATGAAACAAAGGAG GGAAAGGCTCGCAGTGATATGACTGTGGAGGAAAGGATTGGTGCAGCAGACAGAAGGAAAATGGATGGGAATAATCTGTTTAAGGAGGATAAACTGGAGGAGGCCATGCAACAGTATGAAATG GCCATTGCATACATGGGGGATGATTTTATGTTTCAGCTGTATGGGAAGTACCAGGATATGGCTTTGGCGGTTAAGAACCCATGCCACCTTAACATGGCAGCTTGCTTGATCAAGCTTAAACGATACGATGAAGCAATTGGTCACTGCAACATT GTGTTgacagaagaagagaaaaacccAAAAGCGCTGTTCAGAAGAGGGAAGGCTAAGGCAGAGCTAGGACAGATGGATTCAGCTCGTGAAGATTTTCGAAAAGCTCAAAAGTATGCTCCTGACGACAATGCAATTAGAAGAGAGCTACGAGGCATTGCAGAGCAAGAGAAAGCTGTGTACCAAAAGCAAAAAGAGATGTACAAAGGAATGTTTGTTGGGAGAGAAGAAAGTGGTGGCAAGGGAAAGAGCCGTAACTGGTCGATAATGCTGTGGCAATGGTTGGTGTCCCTCTTCAGCCGGATCTTCGGACGTCACAGAGTTAAAGCAGATTAA
- the LOC106424969 gene encoding DNA-directed RNA polymerases II, IV and V subunit 11, which translates to MNAPDRYERFVVPEGTKKVSYERDTKIINAASFTIEREDHTIGNIVRMQLHRDENVLFAGYQLPHPLKYKIIVRIHTTSQSSPMQAYNQAINDLDKELDFLKSQFEAEVARFSNPY; encoded by the exons ATGAATGCCCCCGACCGATACGAACGATTCGTCGTCCCTGAAGGCACCAAAAA GGTTTCGTATGAGAGGGACACGAAGATCATCAACGCTGCTTCCTTCACGATTGAGAGGGAAGACCATACCATTGGCAACATCGTCCGCAT GCAACTTCACCGCGACGAGAATGTGTTGTTTGCTGGATACCAACTTCCTCATCCTCTCAAGTACAAGATCATAGTCAGG ATTCACACCACAAGCCAGTCTTCTCCAATGCAAGCATACAATCAGGCTATCAATGACCTTGACAAGGAGCTTGACTTTCTCAAGAGCCAATTTGAG GCAGAGGTTGCCAGGTTCTCGAATCCGTACTAA